The Vicia villosa cultivar HV-30 ecotype Madison, WI linkage group LG1, Vvil1.0, whole genome shotgun sequence genome includes a region encoding these proteins:
- the LOC131594665 gene encoding uncharacterized protein LOC131594665 has product MVYGKACHLRVEIEHKALWALRFFNRDDSLAFKKRKEQLHELEEFRLRLFPGKLKSKWSGPFMVKEVKPYGAIVIDDSKTKEIWTVNGEILKVYLGGEFDRELLKFRRKDEETRMCRAAREEES; this is encoded by the exons atggtttatggtaaggcatgtcatttaCGTGTAGAAATAGAGCACAAAGCTTTGTGGGCTCTACGTTTCTTTAATAGAGATGACAGCCTAGCattcaagaaaaggaaagaacaACTCCACGAGCTAGAAGAGTTCAG GCTAAGACTTTTCCCAggtaaactaaaatctaaatggTCAGGACCATTCATGGTCAAGGAAGTCAAACCATATGGAGCCATTGTCATTGATGATAGCAAAACTAAAGAGATTTGGACGGTCAATGGAGAAATATTGAAAGTTTACCTTGGAGGAGAATTTGATCGGGAA ttATTGAAGTTTAGAcgtaaagacgaagaaacacgcatGTGTAGAGCTGCTAGAGAGGAAGAATCATAA